A section of the Spirochaetaceae bacterium genome encodes:
- a CDS encoding RsmE family RNA methyltransferase: protein MNVVLFDSDRRTQSMPASDPRARHLLEVLGCRPGMQFRAGVVNGESGLGTVVAVEPDRIRVALCWNAEPVAPPDITLIVGLPRPPSARKILYQGAALGCRAMHFVHTRLSDPNYARSKLWRDDEWRRHLLDGVQQSAATTMPEVTCGMALRAALGRAAPGCTAVALDPETGARRLGAACVRVPLVLAVGPERGWSAEDRATLARHRFAFCTLGTRILRVETACVAAMAIVQARLGEM from the coding sequence ATGAACGTCGTGCTGTTCGACAGCGACCGCCGTACCCAGAGCATGCCGGCTTCCGATCCCCGCGCCCGTCACTTGCTGGAGGTGCTCGGCTGCCGGCCCGGCATGCAGTTCCGGGCCGGCGTCGTGAATGGAGAGTCCGGCCTCGGTACCGTGGTCGCCGTCGAGCCCGATCGGATTCGAGTCGCGTTGTGCTGGAACGCGGAGCCGGTCGCCCCGCCCGACATCACGCTTATCGTCGGGCTGCCGCGCCCGCCGAGTGCCAGGAAAATCCTGTACCAGGGCGCCGCGCTCGGGTGCCGGGCCATGCACTTCGTGCATACCCGGCTGAGCGATCCCAACTACGCCCGGAGCAAGCTGTGGCGCGACGACGAGTGGCGCCGGCACCTGTTGGACGGCGTACAGCAGTCAGCCGCTACCACCATGCCGGAGGTAACCTGCGGCATGGCGCTACGCGCTGCGCTGGGGCGTGCCGCCCCGGGTTGCACGGCGGTGGCGCTCGACCCGGAGACCGGTGCGCGGCGCCTCGGTGCGGCCTGCGTGCGCGTGCCGCTGGTGCTCGCGGTCGGCCCGGAACGCGGCTGGAGTGCCGAGGACCGCGCGACGCTGGCGCGGCATCGGTTTGCCTTCTGCACGCTTGGAACGAGGATACTGCGCGTGGAGACGGCATGCGTGGCTGCGATGGCGATTGTGCAGGCGCGGCTCGGTGAGATGTAG
- a CDS encoding dihydrodipicolinate synthase family protein — protein MTDTATTATSVATGNRDPIRSDPIRGVMVPILTPLTPAGEVDTASLRRLVNYLLDNGVHGIWAAGTTGEFAALREPARRLVIETVADEVAGRVPVVGNISAPATAAAIDAAREVRGTPLVGVAATPPYYYTHSQDELLDHFRAIAEACEQPLWVYDIPSMVKLSVAPATFVRLAAEGTVAGVKDSSGTGEAFAEMVMRCRMQHIDPYRFLGTTWRSTMTGIGAHGVVPSLANLAPASVAGEWEAGERGDAEAALRHHAHALAAARVTTLGGGQSGSFAGLKAALKLLGVIDHDTLTAPMRPLTDEQKALIPDLLKTIGL, from the coding sequence ATGACCGACACTGCCACGACCGCGACCAGCGTAGCGACCGGGAACCGAGATCCCATCCGAAGCGACCCGATCCGCGGGGTGATGGTTCCGATCCTGACGCCGCTCACGCCGGCCGGCGAGGTCGACACAGCATCGTTGCGCCGGCTGGTGAACTACCTGTTGGACAACGGCGTGCACGGCATCTGGGCGGCCGGAACCACCGGCGAATTCGCCGCCCTCCGCGAGCCGGCACGACGGCTGGTGATCGAAACCGTCGCCGACGAGGTGGCGGGACGGGTGCCGGTAGTCGGCAACATCTCGGCGCCGGCCACCGCGGCGGCGATCGACGCCGCCCGCGAAGTACGCGGGACGCCGCTGGTCGGGGTCGCTGCGACGCCGCCGTACTATTACACCCACTCCCAGGATGAGCTGCTCGATCATTTCCGCGCCATCGCCGAGGCATGTGAACAACCGCTGTGGGTGTACGACATCCCGAGCATGGTCAAGCTCAGCGTGGCGCCCGCGACCTTCGTGCGGCTGGCCGCCGAGGGTACGGTGGCGGGCGTCAAGGACAGCTCCGGCACCGGTGAGGCGTTCGCCGAGATGGTCATGCGCTGCCGCATGCAGCACATCGATCCGTATCGGTTCCTCGGCACCACGTGGCGCAGCACCATGACCGGCATCGGCGCGCACGGCGTCGTGCCGAGCCTCGCCAACCTGGCGCCGGCAAGCGTGGCGGGCGAGTGGGAGGCGGGCGAACGAGGCGACGCGGAGGCGGCACTGCGCCACCACGCACACGCGCTCGCCGCGGCCCGCGTCACCACGCTCGGTGGCGGTCAGTCAGGCAGCTTCGCAGGTCTCAAGGCGGCGCTCAAGCTGCTCGGCGTGATCGATCATGACACACTGACGGCGCCAATGCGGCCGCTCACCGACGAGCAGAAGGCGTTGATCCCGGATCTGCTCAAGACCATCGGACTCTGA